The proteins below are encoded in one region of Flavobacterium nackdongense:
- the idi gene encoding isopentenyl-diphosphate Delta-isomerase → MEEENVILVNHNDEQIGLMPKMEAHEKAVLHRAFSVFVLNDKNEIMLQQRAHHKYHSPLLWTNTCCSHQREGETNIQAGSRRLWEEMGFKTELKELFHFIYKAPFDNGLTEHELDHVMIGYSNEEPKINPDEVESWKWMSIEAVSKDMQLHPEIYTVWFKIIFDEFYHFLEEHKM, encoded by the coding sequence ATGGAAGAAGAAAACGTAATATTGGTCAACCATAATGACGAACAAATTGGTTTAATGCCTAAAATGGAAGCGCACGAAAAAGCAGTTTTACATCGCGCCTTTTCGGTATTTGTATTGAATGATAAAAATGAAATCATGTTGCAGCAAAGGGCGCATCATAAATACCATTCCCCGCTATTGTGGACCAATACCTGTTGTAGCCATCAACGTGAAGGCGAAACCAATATTCAGGCTGGCAGCCGAAGATTATGGGAAGAAATGGGTTTCAAAACCGAGCTGAAGGAACTATTTCATTTCATTTACAAAGCGCCTTTCGACAACGGATTGACCGAGCATGAACTCGACCATGTGATGATTGGATATTCTAATGAAGAGCCGAAAATAAATCCAGATGAAGTCGAAAGCTGGAAATGGATGAGCATCGAAGCGGTCTCCAAAGACATGCAGTTGCATCCTGAAATTTATACCGTTTGGTTCAAAATTATATTTGACGAATTCTATCATTTCTTAGAAGAACATAAAATGTAA